In uncultured Desulfobacter sp., one DNA window encodes the following:
- a CDS encoding AAA family ATPase produces the protein MQILTLLAQKGGTGKTTLSIHLAVLAMAAGQKAAIADIDPQQSALFWKKRRALDNPVVLGINATDLDQTIVDLKTQGTDLLIIDTAPHSWEDALLAVKAADSILIPTRPAILDLEAIRRSVDIVKTAQGKGAIVLNGCPYPGPGGERAIVSEARDALQIYGLPVAPMALSNRVAFSHSLIDGRAVTEFEKTGKAALEIRALYDWLKENLW, from the coding sequence ATGCAGATTTTAACCCTTCTGGCCCAAAAGGGCGGCACCGGGAAAACAACCCTTTCCATTCACCTGGCAGTTCTGGCAATGGCTGCAGGCCAAAAAGCTGCCATTGCAGATATAGACCCCCAGCAAAGCGCCTTGTTCTGGAAAAAAAGACGGGCTTTAGACAATCCGGTGGTGCTGGGCATAAATGCAACGGATCTGGACCAAACCATCGTTGATCTAAAGACCCAAGGTACGGATCTTTTAATCATTGATACCGCCCCCCATTCATGGGAAGATGCTTTACTGGCAGTAAAGGCCGCAGACAGCATCCTTATTCCCACCCGGCCGGCCATTCTCGATCTTGAAGCGATCCGCCGGTCGGTTGACATTGTGAAAACCGCCCAGGGAAAAGGGGCCATTGTGTTAAACGGCTGTCCTTATCCCGGTCCGGGCGGTGAACGCGCGATTGTCTCCGAAGCCAGAGACGCACTTCAGATCTATGGGTTGCCCGTAGCGCCCATGGCATTGTCAAACCGGGTGGCATTCAGCCACTCTCTCATTGACGGCAGGGCGGTAACTGAATTTGAAAAAACGGGCAAGGCAGCTTTGGAAATCAGAGCGCTGTATGACTGGTTAAAGGAAAACTTATGGTAA